One part of the Oceanispirochaeta sp. M1 genome encodes these proteins:
- a CDS encoding sugar ABC transporter ATP-binding protein, producing the protein MSEWILEARGIEKFFPGVRALDGVDLQIREGEVHALVGENGAGKSTLMLTLSGIYQPDGGVIYMEGEKVHFASPHDANHKGISIVFQELSLISSLSIAENIFANRQPVGRMNMIDWETLYSQTTELLALFDLEELHPSTPVHELSVANQQVIEIIKAISFNPKVLILDEPTSSLTEHEVNQLFANIRKLKKQGLSFIYISHHLSEIFEIADRVSILRDGKYVCSEDVKDIDEEYLVTNMVGRAISNMYGHREDHQKIGNDLLTVENLTRKGQFENVSFNVKAGEIVGMAGLVGAGRTELGRAIFGAEPADSGNISLDGRSLEIRNPKDAIVHGIGYLSEDRKSQGLILDFTVTENLVGNHLEDFSSAYGFLNDGKIRNFAQECKDDFGIATPSLNQKVAKLSGGNQQKVLVGAWMGIKPRLLIVDEPTRGVDVGAKAEIYSLLRDLAAKGVGILMISSDLSEILGMSDRILVMQTGTLVGTIPGNEATEENVMTLAAGTVQGERII; encoded by the coding sequence ATGTCTGAATGGATATTGGAAGCACGGGGAATAGAGAAATTTTTCCCTGGTGTTCGTGCTCTTGATGGTGTGGATCTTCAAATTCGAGAAGGTGAAGTCCATGCTCTTGTGGGTGAAAACGGGGCAGGGAAGTCCACTCTGATGCTGACTTTAAGCGGAATCTATCAACCCGATGGCGGAGTGATATATATGGAAGGGGAAAAAGTTCATTTTGCATCCCCTCATGATGCCAACCATAAGGGGATCAGTATTGTCTTTCAGGAATTGAGCCTGATCTCCAGTCTCAGTATTGCTGAAAATATATTTGCCAACAGGCAGCCTGTGGGGCGGATGAATATGATTGACTGGGAGACTCTTTACAGTCAGACCACTGAGCTGCTTGCTCTTTTTGATCTTGAAGAATTACACCCGTCAACCCCTGTTCATGAGCTGTCGGTAGCTAATCAGCAGGTAATCGAGATTATAAAAGCTATTTCGTTTAATCCAAAGGTTCTTATTCTTGATGAACCTACTTCATCTCTTACGGAGCATGAAGTAAATCAGTTATTTGCCAATATCAGGAAGCTCAAAAAACAGGGGCTCTCCTTTATCTATATTTCGCACCATCTCAGTGAAATTTTTGAGATAGCCGATCGGGTTTCCATTTTGAGAGATGGAAAATATGTCTGCAGTGAGGATGTAAAAGATATTGATGAGGAATATCTGGTGACCAATATGGTGGGAAGAGCTATTTCAAATATGTATGGTCATAGAGAAGATCATCAGAAGATAGGTAATGACTTGCTTACAGTTGAGAATCTTACCAGGAAAGGTCAGTTTGAAAATGTGAGTTTTAATGTTAAAGCCGGAGAGATTGTTGGAATGGCTGGATTGGTCGGAGCCGGGCGGACTGAGTTGGGCCGTGCTATTTTCGGAGCGGAACCTGCGGACTCTGGAAACATCAGTCTTGACGGACGTTCCCTTGAAATTCGTAATCCAAAGGATGCGATTGTTCATGGAATCGGGTATCTGAGTGAAGACAGGAAATCCCAGGGGCTTATCCTTGATTTCACTGTTACTGAGAATCTTGTGGGGAACCACCTTGAAGATTTTTCATCTGCCTACGGTTTCCTAAATGATGGAAAGATCAGGAATTTTGCTCAGGAATGTAAAGATGATTTTGGTATTGCTACACCTTCTCTGAACCAGAAGGTGGCCAAACTTTCAGGTGGAAACCAGCAGAAGGTTCTAGTTGGTGCCTGGATGGGGATCAAACCCCGTCTTCTGATAGTTGATGAACCAACGAGAGGGGTTGATGTAGGTGCTAAGGCTGAAATCTATAGCCTCCTCCGTGACCTGGCGGCTAAGGGTGTCGGGATCTTGATGATCTCTTCCGACCTGTCGGAGATCCTTGGGATGAGTGATCGGATTCTGGTTATGCAGACTGGAACTTTGGTGGGAACTATCCCCGGTAATGAAGCTACTGAAGAAAATGTAATGACCCTCGCTGCAGGGACTGTGCAAGGAGAACGTATAATATGA
- a CDS encoding ABC transporter permease encodes MNWLKSMIKQREFMIFLIVTLLFVVMIFASPYFLSTGNILAVLLGLSLEAIIAVAMAHLMVSGGFDMSVGSIVAFTGAITAMTLKAGLPIPLAVIIGLLLGAAIGLFNGFVIAKIGINPFVTTLSSLSLFRGLTLIVTRGQNITGLPKAFKAIGQAKIVGIQTPIIIAAVLIILGDVFLRKSRFFRQSYYIGGNEKSARLSGIPVDKMKILAYVLTGLFAAISGIVMTARLGSASVTAGSGMELRVITAVIIGGASLQGGEGSVLGAFLGTFLMALITNALTLLGVDVYWQTFVIGGTLLTAVLIDTLTKKYKALG; translated from the coding sequence ATGAACTGGTTGAAATCTATGATTAAACAGAGGGAATTCATGATCTTTTTGATTGTGACCCTCCTTTTTGTGGTGATGATATTTGCATCCCCTTATTTTTTAAGTACCGGCAATATTCTAGCTGTGCTGCTTGGTTTATCCCTGGAGGCAATTATTGCTGTAGCTATGGCTCATCTGATGGTGTCAGGCGGGTTTGATATGTCTGTCGGATCTATTGTTGCTTTTACCGGTGCCATCACAGCAATGACGTTGAAAGCTGGTCTGCCTATTCCTCTGGCTGTAATTATCGGTCTGCTTCTTGGAGCAGCAATCGGCCTCTTTAACGGATTTGTAATTGCAAAAATAGGAATCAATCCCTTTGTAACTACTCTTTCATCTCTGAGCCTCTTCAGGGGGCTGACTCTTATTGTTACTAGAGGACAGAATATTACAGGTCTTCCCAAGGCTTTTAAAGCTATTGGTCAGGCAAAAATAGTTGGTATACAGACTCCTATTATTATTGCAGCTGTACTGATAATTCTGGGAGATGTCTTTTTGAGAAAATCCAGATTTTTCAGGCAGAGTTATTATATTGGTGGAAATGAAAAATCCGCCCGTCTGTCCGGGATTCCTGTGGATAAAATGAAAATTCTTGCTTATGTACTGACCGGTCTGTTTGCCGCCATTTCAGGAATTGTTATGACTGCCAGGCTAGGGTCTGCGTCTGTAACAGCCGGTTCCGGGATGGAATTGAGAGTCATTACCGCAGTAATTATCGGGGGAGCAAGTCTACAGGGTGGAGAAGGATCTGTTCTTGGTGCTTTTCTGGGAACTTTTCTGATGGCTTTGATCACCAATGCACTTACCCTGCTGGGTGTGGATGTCTATTGGCAGACATTTGTAATCGGGGGAACTCTGCTAACAGCTGTTCTTATCGATACTCTGACAAAAAAATATAAAGCCCTGGGCTAG
- a CDS encoding uroporphyrinogen decarboxylase family protein, with translation MTGKEILLNSLNHNDGPVPLDFGATSVTGLHCSVVEGLREYYGMKKMPVKIHEPYQMLGLVEEDLQEVIGADVTGVFPRNTMFGFPNENWKEWKTPWGQDVLVPGDYRVSMEGKDVYIYPEGDTSVPPSGRMPESGYFYDTIVRQGEIDDDNLNPEDNLEEFGPVKEEDLAYFKSACDEAEKTGRGIIATFGGTAFGDIAMVPGPFLKYPKGIRDVTEWYVSTMIRADYIHEVFEKQSEIALANLEKIFAAVGNAPDAVFICGTDFGTQNSQFCSVDSYEEMYAPYYRKINNWIHENTSWKTFKHSCGAVEPFMSHFIDSGFDIINPVQCSADGMDPQQLKDNYGNSLTFWGGGVDTQKTLPFGTPAEVRKEVRERLEIFSRQGGFVFDAIHNVQALTPVENMAALIETVKEFNAERS, from the coding sequence ATGACAGGTAAAGAAATACTGCTGAACTCATTAAATCATAATGACGGACCTGTGCCGCTGGACTTTGGAGCTACAAGTGTTACTGGTCTGCACTGTTCTGTTGTTGAAGGACTCAGAGAGTACTATGGGATGAAGAAAATGCCCGTTAAAATACATGAACCCTATCAAATGCTCGGCCTGGTTGAAGAAGATCTTCAGGAGGTTATAGGAGCAGATGTCACTGGTGTTTTTCCCAGAAATACTATGTTTGGATTCCCTAATGAAAACTGGAAGGAATGGAAAACTCCCTGGGGACAGGATGTACTTGTTCCGGGAGACTATCGGGTCTCCATGGAAGGTAAGGATGTTTATATCTACCCTGAAGGTGATACTTCTGTGCCACCCAGCGGCAGAATGCCTGAAAGCGGTTATTTCTACGATACAATCGTACGGCAGGGGGAGATTGATGATGATAATCTGAACCCTGAAGATAACCTGGAGGAATTCGGACCAGTTAAGGAAGAGGATCTTGCCTATTTCAAGTCTGCTTGTGATGAAGCCGAAAAAACAGGTCGGGGGATTATAGCGACCTTTGGTGGAACAGCTTTTGGTGATATTGCTATGGTTCCAGGACCATTTCTCAAGTATCCAAAAGGTATCCGCGATGTTACTGAATGGTATGTCTCCACCATGATCCGTGCAGATTATATCCATGAAGTCTTTGAAAAACAGAGTGAAATTGCCTTAGCTAATCTGGAAAAAATCTTTGCTGCTGTGGGTAATGCTCCTGATGCTGTTTTTATCTGTGGTACAGATTTCGGTACACAGAATTCTCAATTCTGTTCTGTCGATTCTTACGAGGAGATGTATGCTCCCTATTATAGAAAAATTAATAATTGGATTCATGAGAATACAAGCTGGAAAACATTTAAGCACTCCTGTGGTGCGGTTGAACCCTTTATGTCTCATTTTATAGACAGTGGCTTTGATATTATCAATCCAGTTCAATGTTCTGCAGATGGTATGGATCCTCAGCAGCTGAAGGACAACTATGGAAATTCCTTGACTTTCTGGGGAGGCGGAGTAGATACTCAAAAGACCTTGCCCTTCGGGACTCCTGCTGAGGTGAGGAAAGAGGTACGCGAGCGTCTTGAAATATTCAGCAGACAGGGCGGTTTTGTATTTGATGCCATCCATAATGTACAGGCTTTGACTCCTGTAGAAAACATGGCGGCTCTTATAGAAACCGTGAAGGAATTTAATGCTGAACGCTCATAG
- a CDS encoding response regulator, which translates to MNKEYSILVIDDEPLARLSFRKLIDTRFPGFSVCGEAGTGPEGLESFRRLQPDIIMMDIQIPDLNGLETSRLILERHPGAQIIVLSAYDQFEYVQDALNSGILGYLLKPVNEKKLSQLLDKAVQRICSLEDYNRESIQLQTFKEIAAGDMVTSFIYGSCGGLDADFYASHQEPPVKSGYFSLFRIDDFSVDEKIATEINEYLKHLPGVLPGRWIGTILPVFIIKDDTALPNMVLVEGIAHRIKILTSLSVRTAVGSVQSQPSDFPLSFSQALDTLESGSIIGSSVLLEYPRDLELRFLRAAEEERWDSAEDSVNMFFKILSMPEYSLGDSQMALNEFLIMFRRFLNDKGDVNSSRLIFNLLRNIHLHTDRLSMLEWIAASLIDLLSILKKSESSEDLQIRKVLKYIDLNDFQEISLETAAISVGLTPQYLSRIFKDRYKMNFLEYLISRRMELASRLLKETDLSIKEIAVRSGYTDVNYFGRVFKKQIKISPRDYRLKY; encoded by the coding sequence ATGAATAAAGAATACAGCATTCTCGTTATTGATGATGAACCCCTGGCCCGTTTATCTTTCAGGAAACTGATAGATACAAGGTTTCCGGGGTTCTCTGTCTGCGGAGAAGCAGGAACCGGTCCGGAAGGACTGGAATCATTCCGGAGACTGCAACCAGATATTATTATGATGGATATTCAGATTCCCGATTTGAATGGGCTTGAGACATCCCGTCTTATCCTTGAACGCCATCCCGGAGCTCAGATAATAGTTTTATCGGCCTATGATCAGTTTGAATATGTTCAGGATGCTCTTAATTCAGGAATCCTGGGCTATCTGTTAAAACCTGTTAATGAGAAAAAACTGAGTCAGCTTCTTGATAAAGCAGTACAGAGAATTTGCAGCCTTGAAGATTATAACAGAGAATCCATTCAGTTGCAGACCTTTAAAGAGATAGCTGCCGGAGACATGGTTACTTCCTTTATCTATGGCAGCTGCGGAGGACTTGATGCGGATTTTTATGCTTCCCATCAGGAGCCTCCTGTTAAGTCTGGATATTTTTCATTATTCCGAATTGATGACTTCTCAGTTGATGAAAAGATTGCTACAGAGATTAATGAATATCTTAAGCACCTTCCTGGAGTTTTACCCGGACGATGGATTGGAACTATCCTTCCGGTCTTCATTATAAAAGATGATACTGCATTGCCAAACATGGTTCTGGTGGAAGGTATTGCTCATCGAATTAAGATTCTGACATCCCTCAGTGTTCGAACAGCTGTGGGATCAGTACAGAGTCAACCTTCCGATTTCCCACTCTCTTTTTCACAGGCTCTGGATACACTGGAATCCGGTTCCATCATTGGAAGTTCTGTTCTTTTAGAATATCCCCGTGATCTTGAACTTCGTTTTTTAAGAGCAGCAGAAGAAGAGCGATGGGACAGTGCTGAAGATTCAGTCAACATGTTTTTTAAGATCCTCAGTATGCCCGAATACAGTCTAGGTGATTCACAGATGGCATTGAATGAGTTTTTAATTATGTTCCGGCGATTTCTGAATGATAAAGGAGACGTAAACAGCAGCCGTCTTATTTTCAACCTACTGCGTAATATTCATTTACATACTGATCGGCTTTCCATGTTGGAATGGATTGCAGCTTCTCTGATTGATCTTTTATCAATTCTTAAAAAGAGTGAGTCCTCTGAAGATCTGCAAATCAGGAAAGTTCTGAAATATATAGATCTGAATGATTTTCAGGAAATCAGTCTGGAGACAGCCGCTATTTCTGTAGGACTTACTCCTCAGTATCTGAGTCGTATATTCAAAGACAGGTATAAGATGAATTTTCTGGAGTATCTGATCAGTAGAAGAATGGAACTGGCCAGCCGTCTTTTGAAGGAAACAGATCTCAGTATTAAAGAAATAGCTGTAAGATCCGGCTATACCGATGTTAATTATTTCGGCAGAGTATTTAAGAAACAGATAAAGATATCTCCCCGTGATTACAGGCTGAAATACTAA